CCGACCTGCAGATGGCCGTCGGCGGCCGCTTGCCCGCCTCGGGCGCTGCGCTGCGTTCGACCCAACCCGAACCCGCCGCTGCACCGCAGCCGGCTTCCTCACCCGCGGCGCAACCGGCGCCCGCCACGCATCCGGAAGGTCATTGACATGGTGTCCCGTCGACAATTTCTCAGCGGCTCGGGCGCCGCGCTGCTCGGTGCCGCGATGGTCAGCAAGGCCGGCGCCGCGTCGCTGCCCGAAGCGCCCACGATGGCCAAAACCGGCACGCAGCCGCCGCTCGTGCCGCCGAACGGCCGCCCCTATACGCCCGTCGCGACGCTGAACGGCTGGACGCTGCCGTGGCGGATGACGAACGGCTGGAAGGAGTTCCACCTGACGGCCGAACCCGTCGTGCGCGAGATGGCGCCCGGCATGAACGCGAACCTGTGGGGCTACAACGGCCAGTCGCCGGGCCCGACGATCGAGGCTGTCGAAGGCGACAAGGTTCGCATCTTCGTGACCAACCGGCTGCCCGAGCACACGACGATCCACTGGCACGGGCTGCGGCTGCCGAACGGGATGGACGGCGTCGGCGGCCTCACGCAGCCGCACATCCCGCCGCGCAAGACCTTCGTCTACGAGTTCCAGCTCGAAGCGCACGGCACGTTCATGTACCACCCGCATGCCGACGAGATGGTGCAGATGGCGATGGGGATGATGGGCATGTTCATCGTGCATCCGAAGGATCGCGGCACGATGCCGGTCGATCGCGATTTCGTGTTCCTGCTCGCCGCGTACGACATCGATCCGGGCAGCTACACGCCGCGCGTGAACGAGATGACGGATTTCAACATGTGGACGTTCAACTCGCGCGTGTTCCCGGGCATCGATCCGCTGCCGGTGCGTGCGGGTGATCGCGTGCGGATTCGTTTCGGCAACCTGACGATGACGAACCATCCGATCCACCTGCACGGCTACAGCTTCGAGGTTGCCGGCACCGACGGCGGCTGGATTCCGCCGGCGGCGCGCTGGCCCGAAGTGACGGCCGATGTCGCGGTGGGGCAGATGCGCGCGATCGAATTCACCGCCGATCGCCCCGGCGACTGGGCGTTCCATTGCCACAAGTCGCATCACACGATGAATGCGATGGGCCATCAGGTGCCGAACCTGATCGGCGTGCCGCAGAAGGATCTCGCGCAGCGCATCGGCAAGCTCGTGCCCGACTACATGGCGATGGGCAGCACCGGCGGCGCGATGGGCGGCATGGAGATGCCGCTGCCCGACAACACGCTGCCGATGATGACGGGCACGGGCCCGTTCGGGCCGCTGGAGATGGGCGGCATGTTCACGGTGCTCAAGGTCCGGCAGGGGCTCGGCCGGAACGACTATCGCGATCCGGGCTGGTTCAGGCATCCGAAGGGCACCGTCGCATACGAATACACCGGCGAATTGCCGGACGGTTGAGCAGCAACGGCACGCGGCGGCCGAGCCGATGCGGCCGCCGGTTTCATTTCATTCACTCTGGAGCAAGCACGATGAAGAAGGCACTGGTTTCGATGGCAACGGGTTGCGCGCTGGCGTTTTCCGCGGCGACGTACGCGGCCGGCGACATGGCCGGCATGGACATGAGCGGCGGCGCGAAGCAGGGCGCGAGCGCGGCGAGCGGCATGTCGCACGGCGAGATCCGCAAGGTCGACACGGCCGCGGGCAAGCTGACGATCAAGCATGGCCCGCTGGACAACCTCGGGATGGACGCGATGACGATGGTGTTCAAGGTGAAGGACCCGGCGATGCTGTCGCAGGTGAAGGCGGGCGACAAGATCGACTTCGTCGCCGAGGACGTGGACGGTGCGCTGACCGTCGTTCAACTGCGCAAGCCGTGATGCCGGGCATGCACATGAAGACCACGACGCTCAACCGACTGGCCGGCTTCGTCGCGGCCGGCATGATTCTCGCCGCCGCACCGGTCGCGGCTTCGGCGCACGGCAAGCTGGAAAGCGCCGCGCCCGCGTCGGGCAGCACGATCGACACGGCACCCGATACGTTGCGGCTCACTTTCAACGAGGACCTCGAACCGGCATTCAGTTCGGTGAAGGTGTCGGATGCGAGCGGCAATGCCGTCACGCACGAGAAGGCGAAGGTCGATACGTCGAACCCGCGCGTGATGACCATCGCGTTGCCGAAGCTCGCAGCGGGCGCATACACGGTGCAATGGGCGGCGATGACGGCCGACGCGCATCGCACGAAGGGCGCCTATACGTTCAAGGTGAAGGAATGAACGACGGCTTCGTCGGCCTGCTGCGCCTCGCGTCGGTGGTGATCCAGAACGCCGGGTTCGCCGTCGTCGTCGGCGCGCTGCTCGGCAGCCACTGGCTCGCGCGCGGCGCGTCGGCGTGGCAGCGCGGTGTCGGGCGGCGTCTCGTCGCGACGCTGCGCCTCGCGTCCGTCGTCTCGCTGTTCGCCAGCATCACGGCGTTCTGGGCGCACTGCGCGCTGATGAGCGAAGTGCCGCTGCTGGAAGCCGGGCCGGCCGTCTGCGCGATGCTGGCCGGCACCGGGTTCGGCCACGCGTGGCTGGCCGGCGCCGCGTTCATGGTCGTCGTCGTGCTGCTGTCGTTCGTCAGGCGCGCGAACGACACGCGCGTCCTGTCGTTCGCGACGTGGGGCGCGCTCGCGTGCGTCGCGCTTGCGCGCAGCAACGGCGGGCATCCGGTCGATGCGGGGCTGTTCAGTGTGCCGGTGTGGATCGACTGGCTGCATCTGCTGGCGATCAGCACGTGGGTCGGGCTCGTGCTCGTGACGGCGTTCGGCGTGATGCCGCGGCTTGTGGCGATGCCCGCGAGCGAACGCGCGACCGGCGCATCGTTCGTGCAGGCGCTTTCCGACGCGTCGACGTATGCGCTCGTCGTGCTGTTCGCGACCGGCGCGTACAACGGATGGCGCGGCGTCGATACGCCCGCGAACCTGTTCGCGTCGGGTTACGGGCAGATCCTGCTGCTCAAGCTCGCGCTCGTGCTGTTCGCGGCGATGCTCGGCGGACACAACCGGTTCTTCGGGATGCCGAAACTGCTGGCCGCGATGAACGATCAGGCGGCCGCGTTGCCGGTCGTCGCGTTGCGGCGGTTCGGCGCGGTGTTGCGGATCGAGGCCGTCGTGCTGGCCGGCGTGCTGATGGTGGCGGCCGTGCTCGTGTCGAGTGCGCTGCCGGGGACGGTGTAGCGTAGTACGGGGGAGGTTTCTATGGAATCAGTGTGCACCCTTTCACTCCGTTTCGGAACAGGAGCTCGACATCGAACTGGTGCTCGAAAATGATGGGCATTGGAATTCTGCGCTCTGGTTCGGCTTCGGATAATGCTCTCGGAAATGCAGATGCAGAGTAGCGAAGGACGCGAATCTTCGGAGTTGTTCCC
The sequence above is drawn from the Burkholderia stabilis genome and encodes:
- a CDS encoding multicopper oxidase family protein, producing the protein MVSRRQFLSGSGAALLGAAMVSKAGAASLPEAPTMAKTGTQPPLVPPNGRPYTPVATLNGWTLPWRMTNGWKEFHLTAEPVVREMAPGMNANLWGYNGQSPGPTIEAVEGDKVRIFVTNRLPEHTTIHWHGLRLPNGMDGVGGLTQPHIPPRKTFVYEFQLEAHGTFMYHPHADEMVQMAMGMMGMFIVHPKDRGTMPVDRDFVFLLAAYDIDPGSYTPRVNEMTDFNMWTFNSRVFPGIDPLPVRAGDRVRIRFGNLTMTNHPIHLHGYSFEVAGTDGGWIPPAARWPEVTADVAVGQMRAIEFTADRPGDWAFHCHKSHHTMNAMGHQVPNLIGVPQKDLAQRIGKLVPDYMAMGSTGGAMGGMEMPLPDNTLPMMTGTGPFGPLEMGGMFTVLKVRQGLGRNDYRDPGWFRHPKGTVAYEYTGELPDG
- a CDS encoding copper-binding protein, producing the protein MKKALVSMATGCALAFSAATYAAGDMAGMDMSGGAKQGASAASGMSHGEIRKVDTAAGKLTIKHGPLDNLGMDAMTMVFKVKDPAMLSQVKAGDKIDFVAEDVDGALTVVQLRKP
- the copC gene encoding copper homeostasis periplasmic binding protein CopC, with translation MKTTTLNRLAGFVAAGMILAAAPVAASAHGKLESAAPASGSTIDTAPDTLRLTFNEDLEPAFSSVKVSDASGNAVTHEKAKVDTSNPRVMTIALPKLAAGAYTVQWAAMTADAHRTKGAYTFKVKE
- a CDS encoding copper resistance D family protein — encoded protein: MNDGFVGLLRLASVVIQNAGFAVVVGALLGSHWLARGASAWQRGVGRRLVATLRLASVVSLFASITAFWAHCALMSEVPLLEAGPAVCAMLAGTGFGHAWLAGAAFMVVVVLLSFVRRANDTRVLSFATWGALACVALARSNGGHPVDAGLFSVPVWIDWLHLLAISTWVGLVLVTAFGVMPRLVAMPASERATGASFVQALSDASTYALVVLFATGAYNGWRGVDTPANLFASGYGQILLLKLALVLFAAMLGGHNRFFGMPKLLAAMNDQAAALPVVALRRFGAVLRIEAVVLAGVLMVAAVLVSSALPGTV